AAGAGACGGCGGCGAAGAGGTGAGGAGGCAAAGGAAGGTCGCGAGAGATGTAATTGAGAGCACAGATCAGAGACTTGGTCGTCTCAACAGGCTCTTCCCGAGATTCGACGACGACGACGCTGCTGCTCTCTCCTAGCTGCTGAGCCACCATGGCGGGAACTCTCGTATGTTGATGTGTGTATCCCTCCCTCCTTCGATTTCtcaaaaattgatttgatttcttttttttttttgtattatctttttttttttctttttgtcttctCAATCGCTCTCCTTTGCCCACACACCAcacgagagaaagagagaccgAGACAAAGATGAGACCGGAGAGATAGATTTGGAATCTGGCTCACGccttcttatatatttacattactacccccccccccccacccactTATTCTTAATGGGCTATAGTTAAGGCCCATTTATTAGTTTTATCTATTGGGCTTCtataatttattcaattttgcAACTAGAGATATTTGTTTGCTAATGTATTATTGACTCTTGATGTCTTATAGAATTGTATGTGTGTTAGGATACTTTCATGATATAAATTggatgatttaaaaaaatcctTGTTCTAGTAAATAGGAAACAGATCCAACATAAATGGATTTAACCTCTCAAGGTGATCATGAAGTTGtatagagtgaaaaaaaaatgatgttttaAAAGTAGTTTCTTGGTTatagactttaattttttcatatatagaTTCTCTAACTTCGACCACAAACCAGTTTTAGTATCAACAAGATCTTCTTATATTAGAGGACTTAGTTGAGCTTACACAAGTATATATGGTGGACAAGTTAGTTAAAAACTGAAGAGATTCCCTTCCAATCAAAattctagagagagagggaTAACATCTAACTTTACAATGAGTATACATACAAACTGAGTATTTGAGTAGTTATTAATTGTTCATCAAAACTAGCATGCATTATGAATGATGCGTTCATGAAATCAAAAGACGCATtgagaaaataaaatgtaacatatagtaatataatatagaattaataatacacataagtcaaataataataaagtttaGATGTATAGTTCgtcaaataaaactattttccATGCACAATTCATGGTGGAAGGCATGAATTCTATTAGTAAAATTTGGGATTTTTAACCGGTTGAGCAATGCCACAAGACTCATTCAAACCAATAAGTATAAATTGATAGTTACCAAGATATCAAATTCAATGTTTCAACTCGTCTATGTAATTGTCTATTTCTTGGCTAGAGAGAAGATCTACATTGAAAGGGTGTTAAAGTCAAGTCTATGAGAACATAAAGTCTTGTGAGtgtgtttgtttttgtaatGGACTAGATCAATCTATATTGAAAAAATTGTACATGGTTTTTATATTGTCAATGTTGGAGAAgaggtaaaataaaatttcttatctattttgtTATTATACTGTCTTCGCatttttctttctctatttataaaacctattttaaacttgtttctcttgttttttttcagctACATAATGCTCTCGAGCTCCAGAGCTCCCTTATGTTATCAAGAATCATTCTCCTTGAGGAAAGCCTCAACAAACTATCCTTTGATACCTTGATTCAGTTAGAGGACCTGAAAACATTCTTCACAGAAAGGGTTAAGAAGTTGCACAAAGACCTGTGTTCTAGATCCAAAGGGAGCAAGGATGAAAATTAGTCTATGAGAATCTGATCCCGAAGTCTTAGTCTAAAGTAGTCTGTATCTTAATAATTACCTAAAAGTCTTTTCCAAATCCTAGGGATCGTATCTAATGAGTCGGATAGTTAATGTATCTGGAACGTATGACTATTTTTTTTAAGGACTAACCAAATTTGTGTCTATTGTTTCTGTCTTTTGTGATCATGAATGttggattttatttatttagaaaggatgactcttcttctttcttttttttgaaaaaaaatccaatgtgaatatatggtcccattaaaatggAACCGGCCCAATTCGGGATCAGTGATATTTTATCGATTGTGTCATATTTTAAACCAGTCCCGAatgatatttattaattatagtttttattaatttatcgaatattcATTTATAGAATTTCTACAgtatatggtttgaaacaacTATTGGGTCTATTACATATTTCCATGCATGCATCAATTCTGGTTAATCTGGTTtcgagtttttagaaagaaatataattttGCCGGGTCGATTTATATGCTCATCAGTCCATCAGTTAGGGCCTTAAGCCTACATTAAATATTGGACTGCATAAAGTTCCCACGTGACAAAGAGCCAGATGGGGTGTCGGTCGTTTGAATAATCTTGTCTATGTCAAGTTCTCAACCAAACTCACCGAcagaaaaatatatcttattattATCACACATGCAATATGCTTAGTTTAACTTGTTTTGTCAGATGATTTAGTATAATTTGAATACCTGACATATCCCATATCAGTTTATTCTAAGTTAGGAGaagatatatttgttttaattgaaataaaaatagtaaaatatcatAAGCAGAAATTATTCATAGTCTAAAGAAGAGTTGAGACTAAAACAAACTCAAAACATGTGATAGATATCTTAACAGAGGAAGAAACAAAAGGACATGATGAGAACTAGCAAATAATTAACTAGTCCAGTACTAAAGGCGAAGCCActagaatcatcatcatcatcatgatcatCTTTTGTATCTGTATCCGTAGAATAGCTTCCTCCTGGTGTGTTGGTAGTAAGAACCACAACGATCCAATCATTTTCTTTACCAATACCCATTCCTGTAAACTTGGAATCGTTCAAACTCATAGAGTATTGCGACTTGGTGAAGTTTGTGAGGACAAGGCTCGACTCTAAACGAGGAACACATGCGGGCATAATCGAACCGTCTCTTGTGTCCGACACGTTTAAGTGGCATTTAGTTAGAATCTTAGGGTATTCTGCGAACTGTGGTTCGGTTCCAGGTACTGTGGCTGAGCCAGTGTTGTTGGTACATGGTCTGTTCTTGAACTGCTCGGCGAGTTCGTCGGCTAGACACTCTGCGTTTTCGTTCTTGTTTAAGATTGTGAGATTCTGTGATGTTCTGTAGCTGTTGATGCCTGTGAAAAGAACGTCCTCTTCATCTGCAAGTCAAAAACTCtatttaatatctatataatttttagGAGCATATAAATAATCTTCGATGAAAGTAATTTGTAGATTAGTATACTTGAGAAATCATTAGTTGTTTAGAACTAGTGAAGAACTTCTAAATGAAGTGAAAGAATCGACCTACGAGATTTCAGACCAGATCTAAAATAAAACACAGCGAATCTATGAACAGTACTGTCTATGAAGAGAGGGAATCTTCaagaacatataatttttttttgttgaacgGCTAAAGTATGATTGCTTTTGTTTCTATGTTTTCTTCTAAATTTTGTTTTGCTGTGGAACCAAATatagaagttttatttttgttaattacatttAAAACTTTAATGTTCATTTCTCGAAAAGAAGAAAGTGTTTACTTGAAAAAGAAGATCATGGAAGACAGAGAGAGTTACCAGTGTCGCCAAGCACAGGGCGGTTGAGGAAGAGAAGGATGAtggagagaaggagaagaaatggaAGCTTGTTGTTAATCGCCATTGAATCTGATTCTAGAGAACTCTTTGATGagactttgttttattttttcttggcGATGAATGgctttttatttgtataaaagaGTGAGAAGATGGTTACTTAGATTTTACTCTtgatagttattttttattgctTTTCTTGTATGCTCGATTTTAACGTTGCACCGACCATTCTAGTCCCTTCTAACTAACTTATTGGCTGCGGCTCCTATACGCAGTTCTTATTGACTAATAAGTTCTTGAAAACTCAATGATTTAATTGATTTACTTACAAAATATCAACCGTAATTGCCAAAATGTAATCGAACATACCCTGAAAGATCATAACCTAGCACGTTCGTAAGTTATCACCGTCCCAAAATCAAAACAATGAGACCCATAAATCACATACCAGATACATTACTTTTAATAATTGTAAAGTAGTTCAAGTTTATAGcttaataaaatatcttatatatgattttacCAATTTCAAATGTAGTAGtacaatattttattaggtAAATCAAGATGACAATACATTTTGGTTAGTATATTATATCGCACTAtataaaaagagataaatacgtaactatatttatttgtgAAATTAAACCGGTTCCACAAGTCAGGGTAATACCTGATTACTTGACTACGTGTGTTTTGTAGGAAACATGTTTTCAGTATACTTTCACATATTGATGGTTAGTCTTATTTgacatttaatttaaataaattacagCTAGTTGACAGAAAACATACAGCTGCTACATACAAATGTCTACGTTGTGGTTTTTTTCCATTTATATCAAAGATTTTGCATAGAGATTAAATATACTACACTGGTAAAATGGAAAGAGAGAGTGATGGGCATGTGGGTgtgagttttgatttttattctttAGATTTGACTTTTGTCTTTTCAAACACTGTTGCCAAATGCCAACATAACTGTAACTCTGTAACTTTGAGGTCACAAAGAGATTGATTGGTTGTGGACCTGACATGAAAGATTTTCCAATCTCACATGAGACTCAACTCATCCTGATTCCAGATGAATTCATCTACTGATAACTGAAGACATGTTTCATGGGGTGTATTTTACACTTGATTTCAAATAATTAGAAAACTGGTATGGTAACAGCGAGTGAATAAAAGTCTGTAAAGAGTTGCATAAACTGCACCAAATCCATTTGGATTGATGGTTCTTCCttcatcccctatatattattaaaagataaacattacAACTTTTGAACCATGGTACATATCATCACGAGaatcaatttcaaaatttttagaaaaataagttggtccatctgaacatataatatacttttcattaacctaatcatataattagttattaatatataaatattttttattatttccttaaatagaacatacagaattatctaatatgatcaatatatatatgataattaatgattttaaataataaagatttgataataatttataCATCCTCTaccatttttgttttatattaatattattaaaataaattaaaaaatcaaattaaccaaataataaaactttagatttttctatatatatgttatattttgaatttttaaaacaaatataaattaataaacttttaaaaaatctcactttgaaaatttgttatctatggttgaatttttgtttataacaagatacaaatgttCATAAATTTATATGAGTAAGAtgtcttatttaataaatattagattaaatatatatatatatattagtatcgtttaaattaaattatatattatataaaatgcataaataattaaatttcaaatttttactgAACATATACTAAGAATTTAATAGTTTAGTTTCAAAAATTTCATTGAAtttgtaaaaatgattattaaattaataaaaatattaaaagttccatattgaaaattttgttatcaatgtttcaattttttgttataaaaatataaatgattataaaactATGTGAATaggaaatttttatttaatacatatttatattttaaaaatatactatacatCGATGTTCATagcattttaaatttaattataaacaatataaaaaaatcattatttcaaTGTATTTACCATAAAATGATTGTAAATAACAAAGATTACTTTGATTTATATGGCCACGccaatttagttatatatatgtaatagtcactgacttctcactaatttaatataagtgaaaaaacacaaataaataataatacataagATCGTATGTATATACAACATTCATCCCGCGCAAtgcgcggatcttaatctagttcTTATTAATTGCTGATTTTACAAAcatcaaatctataaatatgaataattaattatatataatatgagtTAATGACACAAAATCCATGTCTTGAGTCTTGATTGAGGCTTAAGTAAAGAGATATGCTGCATCTCTGAAGGTTCTTCTTGGATTAGTTTGAAGCTGCATGATGAAGGGTGATGCGTTCCTGGTTGTTGTTGAGAGTTGTGGAGTTGTTGTTGTCATAAACATAATGAGGAAGCTGTTGCTTGGAGACAAGGGAACCGAAACTCCCTTGCTTCGTCTGATGAGGatgattattttgtttctttcttggcTGAGAACATCTTGGGATGAACACTCCTGtcccttttctctctctaattaGGTTGTAATTCT
The Brassica napus cultivar Da-Ae chromosome A1, Da-Ae, whole genome shotgun sequence DNA segment above includes these coding regions:
- the LOC125589830 gene encoding uncharacterized GPI-anchored protein At3g06035-like, whose protein sequence is MAINNKLPFLLLLSIILLFLNRPVLGDTDEEDVLFTGINSYRTSQNLTILNKNENAECLADELAEQFKNRPCTNNTGSATVPGTEPQFAEYPKILTKCHLNVSDTRDGSIMPACVPRLESSLVLTNFTKSQYSMSLNDSKFTGMGIGKENDWIVVVLTTNTPGGSYSTDTDTKDDHDDDDDSSGFAFSTGLVNYLLVLIMSFCFFLC
- the LOC106381960 gene encoding uncharacterized protein LOC106381960 isoform X2, which codes for MAMDLELDDDVFYADIRKQIDLLITDEDENNPISLSSSVSFQNYNLIRERKGTGVFIPRCSQPRKKQNNHPHQTKQGSFGSLVSKQQLPHYVYDNNNSTTLNNNQERITLHHAASN
- the LOC106381960 gene encoding uncharacterized protein LOC106381960 isoform X1; its protein translation is MAMDLELDDDVFYADIRKQIDLLITDEDENNPISLSSSVSFQSLFSENYQTLATPYMMYHVQNYNLIRERKGTGVFIPRCSQPRKKQNNHPHQTKQGSFGSLVSKQQLPHYVYDNNNSTTLNNNQERITLHHAASN